The Bacteroidetes Order II. bacterium DNA segment GGTATTAAGTGGAGGCATTAACCGCATGACTTTGGGATCGGCAGAACCACCTGTTAAGACGCCATTTTTCCGGAGGGCAGCCACCATTGGTGCAACAGGTATATCCATTTCTAATCCAATTAAACACCCCCTACCCCGCAAACGAACGGGATAATCCGCCAGTTCGGTTTGCAGATGTCGGAAAATTTTGGGGGCATTCAGCATTAACTTTTCATCACGAATATGCTTGAGGGTTGCGGATACTGCCGCCATCGCCACCATGCCTCCCCCAAAAGTAGTACCTTGGTCTTCTATCTGAATGGTTTCTGAAATGGCTTCACTCACCAAAACGGCCCCAACCGGAATCCCCGCCCCCAAACTTTTCGCGAGCGTGATCATGTCTGGATGCATCCCATAGGCTTCGGAAATGGAAAAAGTACCTGTACGGCCCACACCCGTTTGCACCTCGTCAAATATCAACATTACGCCATATTGATCGCAATAGGTGCGTACCTTGCGGTAGTAGTCGGCCTCTGCTTGCGTAACACCAGCAATACTTTGAATGGGCTCAAGGATAAAAGCAGCAATATCTGGGTTTTCCGAAAGCAAAGATTGTAAGGCATCGGCGTCTCCAAATGGGATAAAGTGGGTGTGGGGTAAGACCGCTTCGTACCCTTCGTGGTATTTTTTTCCCCACGTCACCGCCAAACTTCCCAGCGTCCGGCCATGAAATCCGCCTATGGTCGCCACCACGCCCGATTTTGTGGTAATTTTCCGGGCTAACTTGAGCGCAGTCTCATTGGCTTCGGTGCCAGAATTGCAAAAAAATGCCTTTTTCAACCCTTCCGGCGCAAAAGAAGTCAATACCTCGGTCGCTTCCGCCCGAATGTCGCTATATACCAAGTTGGAATAGAACAACATGGTTTCGGCCTGTTTTTGAATGGCTTTTACCACAGGGGGCGGACAATGCCCCAAAATGGCCACACAATGACCACCATAAAAGTCTAAATAGCGGTTTCCATCATGATCCCAAACATAGGCTCCCTCTCCCTTCACCAGTGCGAGCGGAAGTTTTTTATAGGTGGGAACCTGAAACGAATCCTCGGTTTCAAAAATACGCATCTTATTGTTTATTTACAGATTAGGAAGATGAAAATATCCATTTGGATGCCAGTAGAAAACTCCCCCCAGAAACCAGTGCGGTTAGCACTGTTCCCCAAATCATATCCACTACCACCATCGAGACGGGCCAGCCTGCTAATGTGGCCATGTTGGTCAGGTCATAAGTGGCATAACACAACAAACCGAGCAAGGCGCCTTTGAACAAAGCCGCCTCCACTCCACCACCGGATTCGACAACCGGAAGTACCACAAAATACAGGACCCCAAAGATGTATAAAACATAAAACACCACCGCCGCTCCCCAACGAACGTCTTTGGCCATCAAAAAACCAATTTTGTCTCGGTAAAAATCTTTCATCAAGACCCCAATCCACAATAGGTCTATGACCATAAAAATGACAAAAGTTCCGACAAATAAGTATATATATTTCATTGTTTTAGGTCTTGGTAAAACTTATAAAAGTCCCTTCATCACCGGAAGCCCAGTCATCAAGTTCATGTTTTGAATGGCTTGGGAAGAGGCCCCTTTCCACAAATTGTCTATGGCCACCACCACCACCCCTTCTCGTTTGCCAGCAGCCGTGCCAAGATCACAAAAAGGTGTCCCAACCACAGGCAACAATTCTGGCAACGACGGCCAAAGCCTGATACCTGGTTGGTTCCCATATGCTTCTAAGTACCATTCATCCAATTGTTTTTTTGTAACTTCTGCCGAGAACTGGATACTTGCCCAAATGCCATATGTCCAAGGGCCGGAAACGGGAACAAAACTAAACATGGTTTCTACCCCGCAAGTTTGTAAGATTTCGGGCTGGTGCTGATGATTTAGGACTTTATACGTCCGAACATTGCCACTCCGATTGGGAAAGTGCGTTCCCGCAGAGGCTTTGTTCCCAGAGCCAGAAGCACCTGTCATGGCCGTTATGTGGAAATGTGTCTCAGGCAAAGAACGAGACAAAGGATATAAAGCGAGGTTAAGCGCCGTAGCAAAACACCCTGGATTGGCTACATAACGGCTTTCACGAATTTGCGCTTCATATATTTCCACCAATCCATACTGAAACAGCGGCAATACATCTGGTGCAGGGTGTTCATACCCAAACCAAGTGGAATAAAGAGACGCATTCTGAAATCTAAAATCTGCGGAAAGGTCAATAATTTTACCATTATACCCTTTTTCCAGTAGATTCATCACCACATACACCCCTTGTTTGTGTTCGGCTGTAATAAAGACCACATCCAACTCGTTGTAATCCACTGCTTCGGGTGCAGAAAAAAGAAGGTCCGTTTTCCCAAATAATGTAGGATGCACCGAATGAATCGGACGCCCAGCCCCACTTCGACTGGTAACCCATTTTAACGATACCTCTGGATGACGCAAGAGCAGTTCAATCATCCACATCCCCACATATCCGCCCCCATGCAACACTGCTGCTTGAATAGATGGCTTCGGAGAATTAGTTTGCATCGCCATTCCCGTTTTTCTGCATGATTTTCTTCAGCATCCCACCGATTGCGTCGCCGTCTTGTTTGGCGTTATACGCGGTAATTCCAAGGGTTTGTTGTATATACCGCTTTCCCACGGCATTGTCGGTAACAGGCCCGGTTATCAAGGCAATGCTTTGGCCATAACGATTTTGGAAAATCTCGCGGGAAGCCCAAGCCCCCACCAAATCCACCGTAGCTACAATATGGGCCTTAACAAACTTTTGAATTTCTTTGTCTATTAGGATATCATCTACGCCATAATAACCGATAAAGCCATCGCCCAGTTCTGCGACAATTACATCGGGTTGATAGGAATTCAGTTTCTGGATAATCCCTTTGGCGGCAGGAACAATATTATGACTAGTAGAGGTGACAATCCCTGCATCGGTAAAGGTATGTACTGCCACCGCCCCAGCATCACGCATCGCACGGGTATCACGCATCAGCGAAGCACCCGTCAGTTTTGCCGCAGCCACCCGAAATCCCATTTGCGAAAGTTGGGCCACAATCTGTGCACAGGCATAGGTTTTGCCTGTATTCATGCTGGTCCCACTGACCATAATAATAGGGGCAGAATGGTCTAAGGTTTCCTTAGGCTCAATGGCGTAATCTTGAATACAAACATGGCGGGCGGATTTTCCTTCCTCGTGTCGTACAACGGCCCCCAATACCCGTACCTTCAGTGGCGGCCCCAACTCCGGATGCTCCGACACACACATGCCGATAATGCCTCCCATATTCAGGACGTTGAGGGTATCCCCTACGGCAATTTGGCGCGGCAAACGACCACTGTACCCCTTTAATGCCTGTCGCTCTCCCAAAACCCCAACAAAAATATCCCCTTTATAAATTGTACGGAAAGTATGATCTGTACATTCTATCTGGTTGTAGGTTTCTTTGTCTTCCAGGGCTTCTACCACCACACAATAACCATCCTCGGCCAGAAGATAGTCCGTCATGTAGATATTGCGACCTAATCCGCAGGGAAAGGTGCTGGAACCGATATAGGAAACAACCTGCTCTGAGTATTGCATTTATTTCTGAGGAATAGAGATGATAGAAACTTTTAATTACGAATCATGACGACTGGCTTGATCTCCAATGGCCTTTGACCGATGTGCCAGCATTGCAGGAACCGTGTAGATTTTGGTGAACCCCTCTGCATCCCTGGAATCCCATAAAGAATTAGATTCTCCATAGGTCGCTACATGGGTATTAAACATCGAGTAGTCACTTTCTGCCCCCAATACCGAGAAGTGACCTTTAAATAACCGTACCCGAACCATCCCATGTACCACCTCCTGACTGGAGTCCATAAAGGCCTCTATGTCTCGCATAACGGGGTCATAATACTGCCCTTCATGAAGCAACATTCCATAAAAATCCGCCAAATGGTCTTTCTGGAATCGTTGCCATTTCGTAAGCACCAATTTTTCTAATTCCTGATGGGACTTTATCAGCATCAGCGCGGCAGGCGCTTCAAAGCCAACCCGCCCTTTAATCCCCAGAATCGTGTCTCCAACGTGCATACCACGCCCTACCCCGTGTTTAGCCCCAATTTCATTTAG contains these protein-coding regions:
- a CDS encoding aspartate aminotransferase family protein, with the translated sequence MRIFETEDSFQVPTYKKLPLALVKGEGAYVWDHDGNRYLDFYGGHCVAILGHCPPPVVKAIQKQAETMLFYSNLVYSDIRAEATEVLTSFAPEGLKKAFFCNSGTEANETALKLARKITTKSGVVATIGGFHGRTLGSLAVTWGKKYHEGYEAVLPHTHFIPFGDADALQSLLSENPDIAAFILEPIQSIAGVTQAEADYYRKVRTYCDQYGVMLIFDEVQTGVGRTGTFSISEAYGMHPDMITLAKSLGAGIPVGAVLVSEAISETIQIEDQGTTFGGGMVAMAAVSATLKHIRDEKLMLNAPKIFRHLQTELADYPVRLRGRGCLIGLEMDIPVAPMVAALRKNGVLTGGSADPKVMRLMPPLNTQPSDIAVFAQAFHTAYASVSMPVSSLS
- a CDS encoding DUF2177 family protein, with amino-acid sequence MKYIYLFVGTFVIFMVIDLLWIGVLMKDFYRDKIGFLMAKDVRWGAAVVFYVLYIFGVLYFVVLPVVESGGGVEAALFKGALLGLLCYATYDLTNMATLAGWPVSMVVVDMIWGTVLTALVSGGSFLLASKWIFSSS
- the argC gene encoding N-acetyl-gamma-glutamyl-phosphate reductase; its protein translation is MQTNSPKPSIQAAVLHGGGYVGMWMIELLLRHPEVSLKWVTSRSGAGRPIHSVHPTLFGKTDLLFSAPEAVDYNELDVVFITAEHKQGVYVVMNLLEKGYNGKIIDLSADFRFQNASLYSTWFGYEHPAPDVLPLFQYGLVEIYEAQIRESRYVANPGCFATALNLALYPLSRSLPETHFHITAMTGASGSGNKASAGTHFPNRSGNVRTYKVLNHQHQPEILQTCGVETMFSFVPVSGPWTYGIWASIQFSAEVTKKQLDEWYLEAYGNQPGIRLWPSLPELLPVVGTPFCDLGTAAGKREGVVVVAIDNLWKGASSQAIQNMNLMTGLPVMKGLL